The proteins below are encoded in one region of Tessaracoccus aquimaris:
- the lipA gene encoding lipoyl synthase, translating into MTAVQPDGRRLLRVEAKNAQTPIERKPSWIKTTAKMGPNYKDLQQIVTTGDLHTVCQEAGCPNIYECWEDRESTFLIGGDKCTRRCDFCQIESAKPDGYDPAEPLRVAASVKKMGLRYATITGVCRDDLEDEGAWLYAETIRQIHAVNPGVGVEMLAPDFSGKPELLQQLFDTRPEVFAHNVETVPRIFKRIRPGFRYARSLEVLTMSREAGLVTKSNLILGMGETREEISEALQDLHDAGAEIITITQYLRPNATLHPIDRWVTPEEFDELDQEAREIGYSGVLSGPLVRSSYRAGRLYRTAMDARKKKK; encoded by the coding sequence GTGACAGCAGTGCAGCCCGACGGAAGACGCCTCCTGCGCGTCGAAGCAAAGAACGCCCAGACGCCGATCGAGCGCAAACCGAGCTGGATCAAGACCACCGCCAAGATGGGTCCCAACTACAAGGACCTGCAGCAGATCGTCACGACCGGCGACCTGCACACGGTGTGCCAGGAGGCGGGCTGCCCCAACATCTACGAATGCTGGGAGGACAGGGAGTCGACCTTCCTGATCGGCGGCGACAAGTGCACGAGGCGCTGCGACTTCTGCCAGATCGAGTCGGCCAAGCCCGACGGCTACGACCCCGCCGAGCCGCTGCGGGTCGCCGCCTCCGTGAAGAAGATGGGGCTGCGCTACGCCACCATCACCGGCGTGTGCCGCGACGACCTCGAGGACGAGGGCGCCTGGCTGTACGCCGAGACCATCCGCCAGATCCACGCCGTCAACCCCGGCGTCGGCGTCGAGATGCTCGCCCCCGACTTCTCGGGCAAGCCAGAACTGCTGCAACAGCTCTTCGACACCCGCCCCGAGGTTTTCGCGCACAACGTCGAGACCGTGCCGCGCATCTTCAAGCGGATCCGCCCCGGCTTCCGTTACGCGCGCTCGCTCGAGGTGCTGACCATGTCCCGCGAGGCTGGCCTGGTCACCAAGTCGAACCTGATCCTCGGCATGGGCGAGACCCGCGAGGAGATCTCCGAGGCCCTGCAGGACCTGCACGACGCGGGCGCCGAGATCATCACCATCACGCAGTACCTACGCCCCAACGCGACCCTGCACCCCATCGACCGCTGGGTGACTCCAGAGGAGTTCGATGAGCTGGACCAGGAGGCGCGCGAGATCGGATATTCTGGCGTGCTGTCCGGCCCGCTCGTTCGATCCTCGTATCGCGCGGGGCGGTTGTACCGCACGGCGATGGACGCCCGTAAGAAGAAGAAGTAA
- a CDS encoding DUF4191 domain-containing protein, whose protein sequence is MAKSERAKALEAKQKAEAQALKERKKNSTDPSDWGRWRQMLETYKVTAKYDKALPWLMLGAFVIPFALVLTLGLVFAGTGALQIVMWVVLALSVGFLGAMAIFAWRARNAVYKRFEGQAGSGEVALQMLPKKWTSDPVIAVTKNMDVVHRTIGPTGLILIGEGEPGRLRPLLASEKRKHEQVAYGVDVKVIQMGDKSGQVPLDKLASHIKKLPKALTDDKISEVKQRLRALDAMRPKAPIPKGPINAKGARAAMRGR, encoded by the coding sequence ATGGCAAAGTCCGAACGCGCCAAGGCCCTCGAAGCGAAGCAGAAGGCCGAAGCGCAGGCGCTCAAGGAGCGCAAGAAGAACTCCACCGACCCCTCCGACTGGGGCCGCTGGCGCCAGATGCTCGAGACCTACAAGGTCACGGCGAAGTACGACAAGGCGCTGCCCTGGCTGATGCTCGGGGCCTTCGTGATCCCGTTCGCCCTGGTGCTGACGCTCGGCCTGGTCTTTGCGGGCACCGGTGCGCTGCAGATCGTGATGTGGGTCGTGCTCGCGCTGTCGGTCGGCTTCCTCGGCGCGATGGCGATCTTCGCCTGGCGCGCCCGCAACGCCGTCTACAAGCGCTTCGAGGGGCAGGCCGGATCCGGCGAGGTCGCGCTGCAGATGCTGCCGAAGAAGTGGACGAGCGACCCCGTGATCGCCGTCACCAAGAACATGGACGTCGTGCACCGCACGATCGGCCCCACCGGCCTGATCCTGATCGGCGAGGGCGAGCCCGGCCGCCTGCGCCCGCTGCTGGCCAGCGAGAAGCGCAAGCACGAGCAGGTCGCCTACGGCGTCGACGTCAAGGTGATCCAGATGGGCGACAAGTCGGGGCAGGTCCCGCTCGACAAGCTCGCCTCCCACATCAAGAAGCTTCCGAAGGCCCTCACCGACGACAAGATCTCCGAGGTGAAGCAGCGACTCCGCGCGCTCGACGCGATGCGGCCCAAGGCGCCGATCCCCAAGGGTCCCATCAACGCCAAGGGCGCCCGCGCCGCCATGCGCGGCCGCTGA
- a CDS encoding ABC-F family ATP-binding cassette domain-containing protein, translating to MANLVNLESVTHGFGTRILLDDVSLGLGSGDVIGVVGRNGDGKTTLLRVLTGDLVPDQGRVTIANNASIGVLTQTTVGDDAQSVRDWIVDGEPDHVWASDSDKRGVVEALLPDLDLDRTLDTLSGGERRRVGLVAVLLGHHDLIVLDEPTNHLDVEAIAFLAEYLQGRIRAGLAMLVVSHDRWFLDAVCNRIWEVHDGVVDAYDGGYAAYVLARVERQRQAASNEARRRNLARKELAWLRRGAPARTSKPKFRIDAANVLIADEPDPRDKLALQQFSVTRLGKDVFDLEDVDYAIPGRVLLDRLTWSIGPGDRIGLVGVNGAGKTTLLDLLADEREPDSGTLKRGKTLRLGYLSQTVGELDDGDRVLDSVKRLREETKLATGRDASASSLLEEFGFTGDKLVARIGDLSGGERRRLQFLRLLLTEPNVLILDEPTNDLDIDTLTIIEDYLDGWPGTLIVVSHDRYFLERITDYTHALLGDGSVALLPGGVDEYLARRADAKRGRSAPAAVAEAPRSDAAADRQRKKDLARIEGQLDKVAKEIDRLHAAMATAASDFERLATLDGQLRDAETRHGDLEEAWLEAAE from the coding sequence GTGGCGAACCTCGTCAACCTCGAGTCCGTCACGCACGGGTTCGGGACCAGGATCCTGCTCGATGACGTGTCGCTCGGGCTCGGCTCGGGCGACGTCATCGGCGTGGTCGGCCGCAACGGCGACGGCAAGACCACGCTGCTGCGCGTCCTGACCGGTGACCTCGTCCCCGACCAGGGGCGCGTCACGATCGCCAACAACGCCTCCATCGGGGTCCTCACGCAGACCACCGTCGGCGACGACGCCCAGAGTGTGCGCGACTGGATCGTCGACGGCGAACCCGACCACGTCTGGGCCTCTGACTCGGACAAGCGCGGCGTCGTGGAGGCGCTGCTTCCCGACCTCGACCTGGACCGCACCCTCGACACGCTCTCCGGCGGCGAGCGTCGCCGCGTCGGGCTCGTCGCGGTGTTGCTGGGCCACCACGACCTGATCGTGCTCGACGAGCCGACCAACCATCTGGACGTGGAGGCCATCGCCTTCCTGGCCGAGTACCTGCAGGGCCGGATCCGGGCAGGGCTCGCGATGCTGGTCGTCTCGCACGACCGGTGGTTCCTCGATGCGGTCTGCAACCGGATCTGGGAGGTCCACGACGGGGTCGTCGACGCCTACGACGGCGGATACGCGGCCTATGTGCTCGCCCGCGTCGAGCGGCAGCGGCAGGCCGCCTCCAACGAGGCGCGGCGCAGGAACCTGGCCCGCAAGGAACTCGCCTGGCTCCGACGCGGCGCCCCGGCACGCACCTCGAAGCCGAAGTTCCGCATCGACGCCGCCAACGTGCTGATCGCCGACGAGCCGGATCCGCGCGACAAGCTCGCGCTGCAGCAGTTCTCCGTGACCCGCCTCGGCAAGGACGTCTTCGACCTGGAGGACGTCGACTACGCCATCCCCGGCCGGGTGCTGCTCGACCGGCTGACGTGGTCGATCGGCCCCGGCGACCGGATCGGCCTCGTCGGCGTCAACGGTGCGGGCAAGACGACGCTGCTCGACCTGCTCGCGGACGAACGCGAACCTGACAGCGGCACCCTCAAGCGGGGCAAGACGCTGCGGCTCGGCTACCTGTCGCAGACCGTCGGCGAACTCGACGACGGCGACCGGGTCCTCGACTCCGTCAAGCGGCTCCGGGAGGAGACGAAGCTCGCGACCGGGCGCGACGCCAGCGCGTCGTCCCTGCTCGAGGAGTTCGGCTTCACAGGAGACAAGCTGGTCGCCCGGATCGGCGACCTGTCGGGCGGCGAGCGGCGCCGACTGCAGTTCCTGCGGCTGCTGCTGACCGAGCCGAACGTGCTGATCCTCGACGAGCCGACCAACGACCTCGACATCGACACGCTCACGATCATCGAGGACTACCTCGACGGCTGGCCTGGCACGCTGATCGTGGTCAGCCACGACCGCTACTTCCTGGAGCGGATCACCGACTACACCCACGCGCTGCTCGGCGACGGGTCGGTCGCGCTGCTGCCGGGCGGCGTCGACGAGTACCTGGCGCGCCGCGCGGACGCCAAGCGCGGCCGGTCCGCGCCCGCCGCGGTCGCGGAGGCCCCACGCTCAGACGCGGCGGCAGATCGGCAGCGCAAGAAGGACCTCGCCCGGATCGAGGGCCAACTCGACAAGGTGGCAAAGGAGATCGACCGACTGCACGCCGCGATGGCAACGGCCGCCTCCGACTTCGAGAGGCTCGCCACCCTGGACGGGCAGTTGCGCGACGCCGAGACCCGCCATGGCGACCTGGAAGAGGCCTGGCTCGAGGCGGCCGAGTAG
- a CDS encoding TetR/AcrR family transcriptional regulator: MAGIGYEKGRRRRSELLEAAFSRFATLGYRNATLAQIAADCGVSRMGLAHHFRTKEALLLAVLEERDRVNGRDFFVGSDPSVEPLDYLDRFARLIDDNAAVPGLINLYAVLSAESATDPDHPAHGYFRDRYRRIRGHIDAAFAALKADGTIDARVDVDNAGAAMMGLIDGLQVQWLLEPDAVDIGAQLRRWYRQGFGLDLA; this comes from the coding sequence GTGGCTGGCATCGGCTACGAGAAGGGCAGAAGGCGGCGCTCCGAGTTGCTTGAGGCAGCCTTCTCGCGTTTCGCGACCCTCGGCTACCGCAACGCGACCCTCGCCCAGATCGCCGCGGACTGCGGCGTGTCCCGGATGGGCCTCGCGCACCACTTCCGCACCAAGGAGGCGCTGCTGCTCGCCGTGCTTGAGGAGCGCGACCGGGTCAACGGCCGGGACTTCTTCGTCGGGAGCGACCCCTCCGTCGAGCCGCTTGACTACCTGGACCGGTTCGCTCGCCTGATCGACGACAACGCCGCCGTGCCCGGGCTGATCAACCTGTACGCGGTGCTGTCCGCCGAGTCGGCCACCGACCCCGACCATCCGGCGCACGGCTACTTCCGCGACCGCTACCGGCGGATCCGCGGCCACATCGACGCCGCGTTCGCGGCGCTCAAGGCCGACGGAACCATCGACGCCCGGGTCGACGTCGACAACGCCGGGGCGGCCATGATGGGGCTGATCGACGGGCTGCAGGTGCAGTGGCTGCTCGAACCGGACGCCGTCGACATCGGCGCCCAACTGCGGCGTTGGTACCGTCAGGGCTTCGGGCTCGACCTAGCCTGA
- a CDS encoding MATE family efflux transporter, whose amino-acid sequence MGPSRAAESAETLGTAPVGRLLWTMSLQTTASVGLYGVYALTNAWFVAWGVGETALAAVNLAAPLLLIIGAVSTTVGVGGASLVSRALGAGRPDRAAAAAGNAIALFWLVAICSTVVGLLALDPLLIALGATGETLGYARSYGAIILAGAIFATGFSAIVRAEGRLAYSMLLWIVPLVVQILLDPLLIFVFHLGTAGAALGTVAGQAVSAALAFRFFFLMRDRPYRVGLPHLRLRLRTVSEVVGIGAPSFLAGFGATLLTALINQRLALVGAVALAAFAVVSRVQTFVMTPQIGLTQAAQPIIGFNVGRSDGARVTRTLRLSIGASLGYGTLIAAAVFLAAGPLAGAFLAPGPAHAQAVAALRVVAVGFLVAGIAPLVSGYLQALGQARGSYLISLGSILLVKVPLVLALTGVAPMGIWLALPAGEVGSCLLAVGLLAWRRRQARSSPKP is encoded by the coding sequence ATGGGGCCGTCCCGCGCGGCGGAGAGCGCGGAGACGCTCGGGACGGCCCCGGTCGGGCGGCTGCTGTGGACGATGTCGCTCCAGACGACGGCGTCGGTGGGGCTGTACGGCGTGTACGCGCTGACCAACGCCTGGTTCGTGGCGTGGGGCGTGGGGGAGACGGCGCTCGCGGCCGTGAACCTCGCGGCGCCGCTGCTGCTCATCATCGGCGCGGTGTCCACCACCGTCGGCGTCGGTGGCGCATCGCTGGTGTCGCGGGCGCTGGGTGCCGGCCGACCCGATCGCGCGGCCGCCGCGGCGGGCAACGCCATCGCGCTGTTCTGGCTGGTCGCGATCTGCTCGACCGTCGTCGGACTGCTGGCCCTCGATCCGCTGCTGATCGCGCTCGGCGCCACCGGCGAGACGCTCGGCTACGCCCGCTCCTACGGCGCCATCATCCTCGCGGGCGCGATCTTCGCCACCGGGTTCTCCGCCATCGTCCGGGCGGAGGGCAGGCTCGCGTACTCGATGCTGCTGTGGATCGTGCCGCTCGTGGTGCAGATCCTGCTCGACCCGCTCCTGATCTTCGTGTTCCACCTCGGCACGGCGGGTGCCGCTCTTGGCACCGTCGCCGGGCAGGCCGTCTCGGCGGCGCTGGCGTTCCGGTTCTTCTTCCTGATGCGGGACCGCCCCTACCGGGTCGGGCTCCCGCACCTGAGGCTGCGACTCCGCACGGTCTCCGAGGTGGTGGGGATCGGCGCGCCCAGCTTCCTGGCAGGCTTCGGCGCGACCTTGCTGACGGCGCTCATCAACCAGCGCCTCGCCCTGGTCGGGGCCGTCGCGCTGGCCGCGTTCGCCGTCGTCAGCCGGGTCCAGACGTTCGTGATGACCCCGCAGATCGGGCTCACGCAGGCGGCCCAGCCGATCATCGGGTTCAACGTCGGACGCTCGGACGGCGCCCGGGTCACGCGGACGCTGCGGCTCTCCATCGGTGCGAGCCTCGGGTACGGGACGCTGATCGCCGCCGCCGTGTTCCTGGCGGCGGGCCCGCTCGCGGGGGCGTTCCTGGCGCCTGGGCCGGCGCACGCGCAGGCGGTGGCGGCGCTGCGGGTGGTGGCCGTCGGGTTCCTCGTGGCGGGCATCGCGCCGTTGGTGTCCGGCTATCTGCAGGCGCTCGGGCAGGCGCGCGGCTCCTACCTGATCTCGCTCGGGTCGATCCTGCTCGTCAAGGTGCCGCTGGTGCTCGCGCTCACCGGGGTCGCGCCGATGGGGATCTGGCTTGCGCTGCCCGCGGGGGAGGTGGGGTCGTGCCTGCTCGCGGTCGGCCTGCTCGCGTGGCGGAGGCGTCAGGCTAGGTCGAGCCCGAAGCCCTGA
- a CDS encoding phosphotransferase family protein has protein sequence MHSITKNSQDDAQLRRMIERAFGADQVPQDDGFAHEFTHGWFNAAYRIDLGDGTPVALKIAPPAGVAVLTREHDMMRAELEAMRLVIEQTDVPVPAVLYADLSHEILDADYFFMDFIDADNFGIAAAEGRLTRAEIEAGFRDLGRLNREINQIVGPHFGPLLGEGFGTWREAFGAMFEDMLRDGEAVGIDLGWHPDQLRAVVADHADVLDDVTEPRLIEVDLWGKNSMLRDGRIVGIVDHERAIYGDPIMEAGLTSIDLEGFDEAEPFMQGYGMAGLTPSERARRRLYSIALATVMAVETSYRGHVDMSTYNLARECLDQLMAELGHTR, from the coding sequence ATGCACAGCATCACCAAGAACAGCCAGGACGACGCCCAGTTGCGCCGCATGATCGAGCGCGCCTTCGGGGCCGACCAGGTGCCGCAGGACGACGGCTTCGCGCACGAGTTCACCCATGGCTGGTTCAACGCCGCCTACCGGATCGATCTGGGCGACGGCACCCCGGTCGCCCTGAAGATCGCGCCCCCCGCGGGCGTGGCGGTCCTGACCAGGGAACACGACATGATGCGCGCCGAACTCGAGGCGATGCGACTGGTGATCGAGCAGACCGACGTGCCGGTGCCAGCGGTGCTCTACGCCGACCTGTCGCACGAGATCCTCGACGCCGACTACTTCTTCATGGACTTCATCGACGCCGACAACTTCGGCATCGCCGCGGCAGAGGGCAGGCTGACCCGCGCGGAGATCGAGGCGGGCTTCCGCGACCTCGGCCGGCTGAACCGCGAGATCAACCAGATCGTCGGGCCCCACTTCGGGCCGCTACTAGGCGAGGGCTTCGGCACCTGGCGCGAGGCGTTCGGCGCGATGTTCGAGGACATGCTGCGCGACGGCGAGGCCGTCGGCATCGACCTGGGCTGGCACCCCGACCAGTTGCGCGCCGTCGTCGCCGACCACGCGGACGTGCTGGACGACGTCACCGAACCGCGGCTCATCGAGGTCGACCTGTGGGGCAAGAACTCGATGCTGCGCGACGGGCGGATCGTCGGGATCGTCGACCACGAGCGGGCCATCTACGGCGATCCGATCATGGAGGCGGGCCTCACCAGCATCGACCTGGAGGGCTTCGACGAGGCCGAGCCGTTCATGCAGGGCTACGGCATGGCGGGCCTCACGCCGTCCGAGCGGGCCCGTCGTCGGCTCTACTCGATCGCGCTGGCCACCGTGATGGCCGTCGAGACCTCGTACCGGGGCCACGTCGACATGAGCACCTACAACCTGGCCCGGGAGTGCCTCGACCAGTTGATGGCCGAACTCGGGCACACCAGGTAG
- a CDS encoding aldehyde dehydrogenase family protein, whose product MKDVTAALREHFDTGITRGRHWRRAQLRALRRMLTENQGRIERALAADLGKAPAEVVITETGIVISEIDHTLRHLRRWMRPRRARLPLFMAPARARIVPQPLGVVLIIGPWNYPLQLLLAPLVGALAAGNVAVVKPSEIASATSALVAELLPRYVDPAAVAVVEGGPEATTALLRERFDHIFFTGSEPVGRIVAEAAAKTLTPVTLELGGKSPVYVDATVDLAVAARRIMWGKLLNAGQTCVAPDYVLTTPKVAAALVPLLRAAVAEMYGAEPAASPDYGRIVTPRHLKRLESLLDGQRPAFGGEVLEGTRQLAPTVIDDADPDSPLMREEIFGPILPIVHVDSPRAAIDFIAARPDPLALYVFSDSRRVRRGFLVGTRSGALNFGIPAAHLGVPELPFGGVGNSGMGAYHGEFSFATFSHDRPVLDKPLSPDSAAMAYPPYGRRATGLLLAMMHGGSRRR is encoded by the coding sequence ATGAAGGACGTGACCGCGGCGCTGCGCGAGCACTTCGACACCGGGATCACGCGGGGTCGCCACTGGCGGCGGGCGCAGTTGAGGGCGCTTCGCCGGATGCTCACCGAGAACCAGGGGCGGATTGAGCGGGCGCTCGCCGCCGACCTCGGCAAGGCGCCGGCCGAGGTCGTGATCACCGAGACGGGGATCGTCATCTCGGAGATCGACCACACGCTGCGGCACCTACGGCGCTGGATGCGACCAAGGCGCGCGCGGCTTCCGCTGTTCATGGCGCCCGCCCGAGCCAGGATCGTGCCGCAACCGCTGGGCGTCGTCCTGATCATCGGGCCCTGGAACTACCCCCTCCAACTGCTGCTCGCCCCGCTCGTCGGCGCGCTCGCCGCGGGCAACGTCGCGGTCGTCAAGCCCAGCGAGATCGCGTCGGCCACCAGCGCCCTGGTCGCCGAACTGCTGCCCCGCTACGTCGACCCGGCGGCCGTGGCGGTCGTCGAGGGCGGCCCCGAGGCGACAACGGCGCTGCTGCGCGAGCGCTTCGACCACATCTTCTTCACAGGCTCGGAGCCGGTCGGCAGGATCGTCGCAGAGGCCGCCGCGAAGACGCTCACACCCGTCACCCTCGAACTCGGCGGCAAGTCGCCCGTCTACGTCGACGCGACGGTCGACCTGGCCGTCGCGGCGCGCCGCATCATGTGGGGCAAACTGCTCAACGCCGGCCAGACCTGCGTCGCCCCCGACTACGTGCTCACCACGCCAAAGGTCGCGGCCGCCCTGGTGCCGCTGCTGCGTGCTGCCGTCGCGGAGATGTACGGCGCGGAGCCGGCGGCGAGCCCGGACTACGGCCGGATCGTCACGCCCCGCCACCTGAAGCGCCTCGAGTCGCTGCTCGACGGGCAGCGACCCGCCTTCGGCGGCGAGGTGCTGGAGGGAACGCGCCAACTCGCCCCGACGGTGATCGACGACGCCGATCCCGACTCGCCCCTGATGCGCGAGGAGATCTTCGGCCCGATCCTGCCGATCGTCCACGTCGACTCCCCCCGGGCCGCCATCGACTTCATCGCGGCCCGCCCCGACCCGCTGGCGCTCTACGTCTTCAGCGACAGCAGGCGGGTCAGGCGCGGATTCCTCGTCGGCACCCGGTCCGGGGCGTTGAACTTCGGCATCCCGGCGGCCCACCTCGGCGTGCCGGAACTGCCCTTCGGTGGCGTCGGCAACAGCGGCATGGGGGCCTATCACGGCGAGTTCTCGTTCGCGACGTTCAGTCACGACAGGCCGGTGCTCGACAAGCCGCTCAGCCCCGACTCCGCAGCGATGGCCTACCCTCCGTACGGCCGCCGCGCCACCGGTCTTCTGCTGGCGATGATGCACGGAGGCAGCAGGCGACGCTGA
- a CDS encoding TetR/AcrR family transcriptional regulator encodes MGRIPVEERRRALIAAALRVVASRGLAGASTRAIVTEAGMSLASFHYAFESRDELIEQLIPEVIASEELAILPDPVAGSMVDLLTDGLMGYLDHLRTDPAHEQAMLELTQYALRERPELARRQYEQYARIARVGLELAARHTRQRWSEPIDTVAALLLSLTDGLTLGWLVTRDDETAERVVKAAARIVAGLARPVKRGEGAST; translated from the coding sequence ATGGGGCGGATACCGGTCGAGGAACGACGCAGGGCGCTGATCGCCGCTGCGCTCCGGGTGGTCGCGTCGCGCGGCCTGGCGGGGGCCTCCACCAGGGCCATCGTCACCGAAGCGGGCATGTCGCTCGCGAGCTTCCATTACGCCTTCGAGTCGCGCGACGAACTCATCGAGCAACTCATCCCGGAGGTGATCGCCAGCGAGGAGTTGGCGATCCTGCCCGACCCGGTCGCCGGGTCGATGGTGGATCTGCTGACCGACGGGCTGATGGGCTACCTCGACCATCTGCGCACCGACCCCGCCCACGAACAGGCGATGCTGGAGTTGACGCAGTACGCGCTGCGCGAGCGGCCGGAACTGGCCAGGCGCCAGTACGAGCAGTACGCGAGGATCGCCCGGGTCGGGCTCGAACTGGCGGCGCGGCACACCAGGCAACGGTGGAGCGAACCCATCGACACCGTCGCGGCGCTGCTGCTGTCGCTCACCGACGGGTTGACGCTCGGTTGGCTCGTCACCCGCGACGACGAGACCGCGGAACGGGTCGTCAAGGCGGCTGCCAGGATCGTCGCCGGCCTCGCCCGGCCGGTGAAGAGGGGAGAGGGGGCGTCGACATGA
- a CDS encoding glycoside hydrolase family 1 protein, with protein sequence MGQLTHIDPDEADEAVRTRETTMLHHPTPDAKALGASLPPGFLIGTATASAQIEGATTQGRRSPSVWDDFSSQPGRIADASTTAVTADHYHRLSEDVALMSDLGVDAYRFSLGWTRLQPHGSGPLDAEGIAFYDRLLDELLAAGISPFVTISHWDLPVEYANGWLDRDTASRLGEFAGLVGERFGDRVDGWITINEPATVTLNGYALGLHAPGQALLFDALPTVHHQLLGHGLSVQALRAAGVRGGIGITNVHSPVVPAGGTEEDALMAGLFDVVHNRVFADPVLLGHYPQVPEDLAGMFGAFAEVPTEDLAVISQPLDFYGLNYYMPTLVAAGAGTGVSPDGTSEAMSELPFRLEAFEGYPTTGFGWPIAPEFFATALAEVRDRYGDALPPVYITENGASFDDRPGPDGQVDDAGRVGYLADHLSTALEAVAPGGVAEGIDLRGFFVWSLMDNWEWAAGFTQRFGIVHVDFETGTRTPKSSYTWLREALTARGRA encoded by the coding sequence GTGGGACAACTGACCCACATTGATCCAGACGAGGCGGACGAAGCGGTCCGTACCCGGGAGACGACGATGCTGCACCACCCCACCCCTGACGCCAAGGCGCTCGGCGCGAGCCTTCCGCCAGGCTTCCTGATCGGCACCGCGACCGCCTCCGCCCAGATCGAGGGCGCCACGACGCAGGGCCGACGCAGCCCGAGCGTGTGGGACGACTTCAGCAGCCAACCGGGACGCATCGCCGACGCGAGCACCACCGCCGTGACCGCCGATCACTACCACCGGCTCTCCGAAGACGTCGCCCTGATGTCCGACCTGGGCGTCGACGCCTACCGGTTCTCGCTCGGCTGGACCCGCCTGCAGCCTCACGGCAGCGGCCCCCTCGACGCGGAGGGGATCGCCTTCTACGACCGCCTGCTCGACGAACTGCTCGCCGCCGGCATCTCGCCGTTCGTGACGATCTCCCACTGGGACCTCCCCGTCGAATACGCCAACGGCTGGCTCGACCGGGACACGGCCTCCCGGCTGGGCGAGTTCGCAGGCCTGGTCGGCGAGCGTTTCGGCGACCGCGTCGACGGCTGGATCACCATCAACGAGCCCGCGACGGTGACGCTCAACGGCTACGCGCTCGGGCTGCACGCCCCAGGCCAGGCGCTGCTCTTCGACGCCCTCCCCACCGTGCACCACCAGTTGCTCGGCCACGGCCTGTCGGTCCAGGCGCTGCGCGCCGCTGGCGTGCGCGGCGGCATCGGCATCACCAACGTGCACTCCCCCGTGGTGCCCGCCGGAGGCACCGAAGAGGACGCCCTGATGGCCGGCCTGTTCGACGTCGTGCACAACCGGGTCTTCGCTGATCCGGTGCTGCTGGGCCACTACCCGCAGGTCCCCGAGGACCTGGCCGGGATGTTCGGCGCCTTCGCCGAGGTGCCCACCGAGGATCTCGCCGTCATCTCGCAACCGCTCGACTTCTACGGCCTGAACTACTACATGCCGACGCTCGTCGCGGCGGGAGCCGGAACCGGCGTCAGCCCGGACGGCACCAGCGAGGCGATGTCGGAACTGCCCTTCCGCCTCGAGGCCTTCGAGGGGTACCCGACCACCGGCTTCGGATGGCCCATCGCGCCCGAATTCTTCGCCACCGCCCTCGCGGAGGTCCGCGACCGCTACGGCGACGCGCTGCCCCCGGTCTACATCACCGAGAACGGCGCCAGCTTCGACGACCGCCCCGGCCCCGACGGCCAGGTCGACGACGCCGGGCGGGTCGGCTACCTCGCCGACCACCTGTCGACGGCGCTCGAGGCAGTCGCGCCCGGCGGCGTCGCGGAGGGGATCGACCTGCGCGGCTTCTTCGTCTGGTCGCTGATGGACAACTGGGAGTGGGCGGCAGGCTTCACGCAGCGCTTCGGCATCGTGCACGTCGACTTCGAGACAGGCACGCGCACCCCCAAGTCGTCGTACACGTGGCTCCGCGAGGCGCTGACGGCGCGCGGACGGGCCTGA